A portion of the Pedobacter cryoconitis genome contains these proteins:
- a CDS encoding thioredoxin family protein — protein MSNYSNIFVNEGLTYSKYRNLIDSLLKSNKTTGDDHSEAMLHYSKMNVQRMSRVDKTGVLNEAFIQAIKKLQKSYQLLVISEGWCGDAAQIVPIFEKMVEFAPEKFSLRFVLRDKNLPLIDAHLTNGGRAIPVLLLLDANGELISKWGPRPETLQDLLGEWKTEISDMFELAERLHLWYARDKTQTTQLELTALISDLEN, from the coding sequence ATGAGTAATTACAGTAATATTTTTGTGAATGAAGGATTAACTTATTCCAAGTATAGGAATTTGATAGATTCTCTTCTTAAAAGCAATAAAACAACAGGCGACGATCATAGCGAAGCTATGCTGCACTATAGCAAGATGAATGTTCAGCGAATGAGCAGAGTCGATAAGACCGGTGTGCTCAATGAAGCTTTCATTCAAGCCATTAAAAAACTGCAGAAAAGCTATCAGTTATTGGTGATTTCCGAAGGATGGTGTGGAGATGCCGCACAGATCGTTCCCATCTTTGAGAAGATGGTTGAATTTGCACCAGAGAAATTTTCTTTACGTTTTGTGCTCAGAGATAAAAATTTGCCGCTAATAGATGCACACCTGACAAACGGAGGCCGCGCCATCCCTGTGCTGCTGCTGCTGGATGCAAACGGCGAACTGATTTCCAAATGGGGGCCAAGGCCAGAAACTCTGCAGGACTTATTAGGAGAATGGAAAACAGAAATTTCTGATATGTTTGAACTGGCAGAGCGTTTGCATTTATGGTATGCCAGAGATAAGACACAAACGACGCAGCTGGAACTTACCGCATTGATCAGCGACCTGGAAAACTAG
- a CDS encoding carboxypeptidase-like regulatory domain-containing protein: protein MKSKYLYACLFLLVCAFSFAFRIADDPFETLLKKLADYTQENPQEKVHLHLDKPYYAIGDNIWFKAYVTDNSTDQLSKISQVLYVELISESDSVKRQLKLQLVSGLTWGDFKLTDTLPEGNYRIRAYTQWMRNAGPDFFFDKTIKIGNAWANKVMTDTKYTYSKKDNEDQVNAVIKFTDKKGAPYGEVPVAYTVRLRDKNIDRGKAMTNAQGEFSLSFSSKQAELLTSGRITATLTLANKEKIVKTIPIKAVSDAVAVQLFPESGNLVEDLPSRIGIKAVGSSGLGEDVSGMVIDNEGTEVLPFKTTHQGMGSFILNPQPGKTYTARIKLKNGAVQQVPFPKVLTSGYVLAVNNTDSNKVGVKLLVSQSLLNTGEMKLVIQHNNTVAAVLKANTLKQINALSLNKKELPSGVLHFTLFSPENIPVAERLVFINNPADQIDLNLLNLKKTYKVRENVPVEFSATDEGKPTYGSFSVAVTNASIVEPDADNESNILTSLLLSSDLKGYIEKPNQYFRDYSTETRVHLDELMLTQGWSRLLWKDVIGNTVVKPVFAAEKSLKVSGIVTTPGGKPIAKGKVTLFSNTGGFFMLDTLTDANGHFNFDDLRFGDSTKFVVQARNAKDKKFVEIKIDQVPGQLVTPNKNTGDIEINVNEAIQSYIIKSEGYFDDLTKRGLLERSYTLDQVNIVKQKLKAQNSANLNGAGHADAILKASDLAYCTTLAQCLQGRIAGLTIQGSQAFLARNNGVPMQIILDGTSVTPDFLDNIQPQDVETIEVLKSGANTAIYGSRGFGGILIITTKRGGNTGYATYAPGIVNIIASGYYAVREFYSPKYNTSQNIRAADKRTTVYWNPNLATNAAGTGKFNFYNTDESGTYRVVIEGMNLDGRMARKVYTYEVK from the coding sequence ATGAAATCCAAATACCTCTATGCTTGCCTTTTCCTGCTGGTTTGCGCTTTCTCTTTTGCATTCAGAATAGCAGATGATCCTTTCGAAACTCTCTTAAAAAAACTTGCGGATTATACGCAGGAAAACCCACAGGAAAAAGTCCATTTACACTTGGACAAGCCTTATTATGCCATTGGTGATAATATCTGGTTTAAAGCCTATGTGACGGATAACAGTACAGATCAGCTTTCCAAAATCAGCCAGGTTTTATATGTAGAACTGATCAGTGAAAGTGACTCGGTAAAGCGTCAGCTTAAATTACAGCTGGTTTCTGGCCTGACCTGGGGAGATTTTAAATTAACAGATACTTTACCCGAAGGAAATTACAGGATCAGAGCTTATACGCAGTGGATGAGAAATGCAGGTCCGGATTTCTTTTTCGATAAAACGATAAAGATTGGAAATGCCTGGGCGAATAAGGTAATGACCGACACCAAATACACTTACAGTAAAAAGGATAATGAAGACCAGGTGAATGCAGTCATCAAATTCACAGATAAAAAAGGCGCGCCTTATGGCGAAGTCCCTGTAGCCTATACAGTAAGGCTGAGAGATAAGAATATAGACCGGGGAAAAGCAATGACTAATGCACAAGGTGAGTTTTCCCTCTCTTTTAGCAGTAAACAAGCTGAGCTGCTGACATCCGGAAGGATCACCGCTACGCTTACGCTGGCCAATAAAGAGAAAATCGTTAAAACTATTCCAATAAAGGCAGTTTCGGATGCGGTTGCTGTTCAGCTATTTCCTGAAAGCGGAAATCTTGTAGAAGACCTTCCTTCGAGAATTGGGATCAAAGCAGTTGGGTCTTCTGGTCTTGGAGAGGATGTTTCAGGTATGGTGATAGATAATGAAGGAACAGAGGTTCTTCCATTCAAAACCACACACCAGGGTATGGGGAGTTTCATCTTGAATCCGCAGCCGGGAAAAACTTATACAGCAAGAATTAAATTGAAGAATGGCGCTGTTCAGCAGGTACCATTTCCTAAAGTGCTGACCTCAGGTTATGTACTCGCCGTTAACAATACAGACAGCAATAAAGTAGGTGTTAAGTTATTGGTTAGCCAGTCGCTGCTGAATACAGGTGAAATGAAATTGGTGATTCAGCATAACAATACAGTAGCTGCGGTATTGAAAGCCAATACACTGAAACAAATTAATGCCCTTTCTCTGAATAAGAAAGAACTGCCGTCAGGCGTCCTTCATTTTACGTTGTTTTCTCCTGAAAATATTCCTGTTGCTGAAAGATTGGTTTTCATTAACAATCCAGCCGATCAAATCGATCTTAATCTACTGAATTTAAAAAAAACATATAAGGTCAGAGAAAATGTACCAGTTGAGTTTTCGGCCACAGATGAGGGGAAACCTACTTATGGTAGTTTTTCTGTGGCCGTAACCAATGCAAGTATTGTAGAACCGGATGCTGATAATGAAAGTAATATCCTGACTTCTTTGTTGCTGAGTTCAGACCTGAAGGGATACATTGAAAAGCCGAATCAATATTTCCGTGACTACAGTACAGAAACAAGAGTGCATTTAGATGAGCTGATGCTAACCCAGGGATGGAGCAGGCTACTGTGGAAAGATGTGATTGGAAATACGGTGGTTAAACCTGTTTTTGCAGCCGAAAAGTCTTTAAAGGTAAGTGGTATCGTAACTACACCCGGCGGGAAACCAATTGCGAAAGGAAAGGTTACCCTATTTTCCAATACAGGAGGATTCTTTATGCTGGATACTTTAACAGATGCCAACGGTCATTTTAATTTTGATGACCTGAGGTTCGGGGACAGTACAAAGTTTGTTGTTCAGGCCAGAAATGCGAAGGACAAAAAGTTCGTAGAAATCAAAATAGACCAGGTTCCCGGACAGCTCGTTACGCCGAATAAGAACACAGGTGATATTGAGATCAACGTCAATGAGGCTATACAAAGTTATATCATCAAGAGTGAGGGCTATTTTGATGACCTGACTAAACGCGGGCTACTGGAAAGAAGTTATACACTTGATCAGGTCAATATTGTAAAGCAGAAATTAAAGGCACAGAATTCTGCAAACCTGAACGGCGCTGGTCATGCTGATGCAATCCTTAAAGCCTCAGATCTGGCTTATTGTACCACGCTGGCGCAATGTCTGCAAGGCAGGATTGCTGGGTTAACTATTCAGGGTTCACAGGCTTTCTTAGCCCGGAACAATGGGGTACCAATGCAAATTATCCTGGACGGAACAAGTGTGACCCCAGATTTCCTGGACAACATACAGCCTCAGGATGTAGAAACCATAGAAGTGTTGAAAAGTGGTGCAAATACTGCCATTTACGGATCGAGAGGTTTTGGAGGCATTTTAATCATCACTACTAAAAGAGGTGGCAATACTGGCTATGCTACTTATGCACCAGGAATTGTTAATATTATAGCTTCGGGCTATTATGCAGTACGCGAGTTTTATTCGCCAAAATATAATACTTCACAAAATATCAGGGCAGCAGATAAGAGAACTACTGTTTACTGGAACCCTAATCTGGCAACCAATGCAGCAGGAACAGGGAAATTTAATTTCTACAATACAGACGAATCCGGCACTTACAGAGTTGTTATAGAAGGAATGAACCTGGATGGCCGCATGGCTAGAAAAGTATATACTTACGAAGTAAAATAA
- a CDS encoding 4'-phosphopantetheinyl transferase family protein → MINLRYFCIDFLNTMPVIYNKDIDDHTILAVWKIQEREEDLISGLQLKAHELDFLATLNNGKRLLHWLSTRLLLRKMLNTADYIDCRIDSHGKPYLVNSASTISLSHSFDYAAVMIGKEKGVGIDIERIEQKIHRIKHKFLSPPELLHVKDDTDALYVCWCIKEAIYKWYGKKGLEFKRDIHIQPFELKEEGALTAIVDLPEGTRTLTANYFKTADNYMLGYVVA, encoded by the coding sequence ATGATTAATTTAAGATACTTTTGCATTGATTTTTTAAATACGATGCCTGTAATCTATAATAAAGATATTGACGATCACACCATACTAGCCGTATGGAAAATCCAGGAACGCGAAGAAGACCTGATTTCCGGCCTGCAATTAAAGGCGCATGAACTCGATTTTCTTGCTACCTTAAACAACGGAAAGAGGCTGTTGCACTGGCTAAGTACACGTTTACTTTTACGGAAGATGCTGAATACGGCAGACTATATTGACTGCCGGATAGACTCGCATGGAAAGCCATACCTGGTCAATTCTGCTTCAACCATTTCACTGAGTCATTCATTTGATTATGCAGCAGTCATGATCGGAAAAGAAAAAGGTGTTGGGATAGATATAGAAAGAATAGAACAAAAGATTCACCGGATTAAACATAAATTTCTCTCTCCGCCAGAATTGTTACATGTAAAAGATGATACAGACGCACTGTATGTTTGCTGGTGTATCAAAGAAGCCATTTACAAATGGTATGGTAAAAAAGGGCTGGAATTTAAAAGAGATATACATATACAACCCTTCGAACTGAAGGAAGAGGGGGCATTGACCGCTATCGTTGATTTGCCAGAAGGGACAAGGACTTTGACCGCAAATTACTTCAAGACTGCAGATAATTACATGCTGGGATACGTGGTCGCTTAA
- a CDS encoding NUDIX domain-containing protein, which produces MEEHNPWTILDSRKIYENNWIGVTEHQVLNPSGGKGIYGEVHFRNYAIGILPLDQDMNTWLVGQYRFPIKAYSWEIPEGGGPLGLEPLDSAKRELQEETGLIATEWMEVQRMHLSNSVSNELAIIYIARGLTMGEAEPEETEELVLRKLPFEEAYHMAMDGRITDSMSVAALLKTKILLLEGKL; this is translated from the coding sequence ATGGAAGAGCACAATCCCTGGACTATTCTGGATAGCCGAAAGATTTATGAGAATAATTGGATTGGGGTTACTGAACATCAGGTTCTTAATCCTTCTGGTGGAAAAGGCATTTATGGGGAAGTTCATTTCCGGAATTATGCGATCGGTATTTTACCGCTGGATCAGGATATGAATACCTGGCTTGTGGGACAGTACCGTTTTCCAATAAAGGCTTATAGCTGGGAGATTCCGGAAGGGGGCGGCCCGCTGGGGCTGGAACCGCTGGATAGTGCTAAGCGTGAGCTGCAGGAAGAGACTGGATTGATAGCTACGGAATGGATGGAGGTGCAAAGGATGCATTTATCAAATTCGGTGAGCAATGAGCTGGCCATTATTTATATTGCAAGGGGCCTGACTATGGGGGAAGCTGAACCGGAAGAGACGGAAGAGCTGGTTTTACGGAAGTTACCGTTTGAGGAAGCTTACCACATGGCTATGGATGGGAGAATTACCGATAGCATGAGCGTTGCAGCATTGTTGAAAACCAAAATATTATTACTCGAAGGCAAACTATAA
- a CDS encoding enoyl-CoA hydratase/isomerase family protein, producing MNTINVTIKDRLALITLNRGKSNALNREMITELTDMLHNIANDDNIGGVIIAGRDNFFSAGLDLIELYGYNEEEAESFWHLFLAFTAKITAFKKPMVAAINGHSPAGGCVIALACDARVMAEGKFIIGLNEVPVGIIVPESIFSLYSFWLGKGHATRSLLEGKLFSPEEALNIGLVDELVNQDSIMTAAERRIRKYMALEPNTWQQSKLNIRKELIAATSADQSETLKIMLAQWWSPATRNILKMIIDNLQKK from the coding sequence ATGAACACAATCAATGTGACAATAAAAGATCGTTTAGCGCTGATTACGCTTAACCGTGGTAAATCAAATGCCCTGAACAGGGAAATGATCACTGAGCTGACTGATATGCTCCATAACATTGCCAATGATGACAATATAGGCGGAGTAATCATTGCAGGCCGCGATAACTTTTTTTCTGCCGGACTGGACTTAATCGAGCTATATGGTTACAATGAAGAAGAGGCGGAGTCTTTCTGGCACTTATTTCTGGCTTTTACTGCTAAAATCACCGCTTTTAAGAAGCCTATGGTTGCTGCAATCAATGGTCATTCTCCTGCCGGAGGATGTGTGATTGCTTTAGCTTGTGATGCAAGGGTGATGGCTGAAGGCAAGTTTATTATTGGTTTAAATGAAGTCCCTGTAGGGATTATTGTTCCTGAAAGCATTTTTAGCCTGTATTCCTTCTGGTTGGGTAAAGGTCATGCAACCAGAAGCTTACTGGAAGGTAAATTATTCAGCCCGGAAGAGGCTTTAAATATTGGACTGGTAGATGAACTGGTAAATCAGGATAGTATCATGACTGCTGCAGAACGCAGAATAAGAAAATATATGGCACTGGAGCCTAATACCTGGCAGCAGAGTAAGCTGAACATCAGAAAAGAGCTGATTGCAGCAACTTCTGCTGATCAGTCTGAGACATTAAAAATTATGCTTGCGCAGTGGTGGTCTCCGGCTACCAGGAATATTTTGAAAATGATTATTGATAACCTTCAAAAGAAATAA
- a CDS encoding TonB-dependent receptor domain-containing protein: protein MKNYCAKFLFVTFTICTTIFQLNAQTPATGKLTGKVVDIQNNETVPFATAILINKKTKETVKVAQTDADGALLMNNIPAGVFTFKISYVGYQTMVRDSVAITKNQRIISLGTIKMKASKGNVLSEVTISGKKSPIQLGIDKKVFSVDQSLVSEGGSAGDLLQNVPSVQTDVDGNVSLRGSTGVKVLIDGKPSLIAGGNVAQVLASIPASSIETVEVITNPSAKYDAEGQSGIINIVLKKNTKLGFNGNVALTAGNRDNYNGNVSLSFQNKKINIYGNYGYRYGNRPGGGYNNIQYLNRKDSLAYADQLSRMESTDKSHNLKTGLDYYLTDKDILSFSGGFNSRVNDRTEFLDINKYAAGRVPLEFSKRINTNNGTGHSYDLNLDYSHKFKPNQELTFNFGYSTGTNDNFQVYNTSVYSLNGVPASSVPDILNNTNDGTNKNYNIQLDYTMPLGKLGKIETGYRSQIRFSDANTVAKRFDNASGAYVDNLPLSNDFDSKDQVHAVYLNYQNQIKNFGYQIGLRAEDALLNTTSGGYDQSGVFGTAPARIAYKRLYPSVYLTQKFTGEQQVQLSYSRRVNRPRPWDTNPFIDYSDPLNWRKGNPNLLPEDVHSFELGYSKFWSKVTLISSVYLRQTNDLIQRVRSVPDADGVIITTPENLTKDLSSGLEFIAKVDALKVWNFTGNLNVYHSKIDGVPAFGIQGNSGFSWNANLTNNFVLPHSITLQVRADYNSSQVMAQGTRKAMYGIDGGAKYDFKGKKASLSLNVRDIFNTRKFGMLTQDANSIIDFQRYQQGPMGNLTFSYRFGKTSFMKKGKKVEQQESKADEGSF from the coding sequence ATGAAGAACTATTGCGCAAAGTTTCTATTCGTAACTTTCACTATTTGTACCACAATTTTTCAACTAAATGCACAAACTCCTGCTACTGGTAAACTTACTGGAAAAGTAGTAGACATCCAAAATAATGAAACAGTTCCTTTTGCCACGGCAATATTAATTAATAAAAAAACAAAAGAGACTGTAAAGGTTGCGCAGACTGATGCTGATGGCGCTTTGCTGATGAATAACATTCCCGCGGGAGTTTTCACTTTTAAGATCAGTTATGTGGGTTATCAGACCATGGTCAGGGATTCAGTAGCAATCACTAAAAATCAGCGGATAATTAGCCTGGGCACGATAAAAATGAAGGCGTCCAAAGGAAATGTGCTGAGTGAGGTCACAATTTCGGGAAAGAAAAGCCCTATACAGCTGGGTATCGATAAAAAGGTTTTTTCTGTGGATCAGAGCCTGGTTAGTGAGGGCGGGTCTGCTGGTGATTTATTACAGAATGTACCTTCTGTACAGACGGATGTTGACGGGAATGTGAGTTTGAGGGGTTCAACCGGGGTGAAGGTTTTAATTGATGGCAAACCTTCTTTAATTGCAGGTGGAAATGTTGCACAGGTACTGGCTTCTATTCCGGCGAGCTCAATTGAAACGGTAGAGGTGATCACAAATCCGTCTGCAAAGTATGATGCAGAGGGACAGTCTGGTATTATTAATATAGTCCTGAAGAAGAATACGAAGTTAGGGTTCAATGGAAATGTAGCTTTAACGGCAGGAAACAGAGATAACTACAATGGAAATGTGAGCTTAAGTTTCCAGAATAAGAAGATCAATATTTACGGAAATTATGGGTATCGTTATGGTAATCGCCCTGGTGGTGGTTATAATAATATTCAGTATCTGAACCGTAAGGATTCATTGGCTTATGCGGATCAGTTGAGCAGAATGGAGTCTACAGATAAGAGTCATAATTTAAAAACGGGGTTGGATTATTATCTGACTGACAAAGATATTTTAAGTTTTTCGGGTGGGTTCAATAGCAGGGTTAATGACCGTACAGAGTTTTTGGATATCAACAAATATGCAGCGGGAAGGGTCCCTTTGGAGTTCAGCAAGAGGATAAACACGAATAATGGGACTGGTCATAGTTATGATTTAAATTTAGACTATAGTCATAAGTTTAAGCCGAATCAGGAGCTGACTTTCAATTTTGGGTATTCAACGGGTACGAATGATAATTTCCAGGTTTATAATACTTCGGTTTATAGTTTAAATGGGGTCCCTGCATCGTCAGTTCCGGATATCCTGAATAATACGAATGATGGGACAAACAAGAATTATAATATCCAGCTGGACTATACTATGCCTTTGGGAAAACTCGGAAAAATTGAGACTGGTTATAGAAGCCAGATCAGGTTTTCTGATGCGAATACAGTGGCAAAGAGGTTTGATAATGCTTCGGGGGCTTATGTGGATAATCTTCCTTTATCGAATGATTTTGACAGTAAGGACCAGGTGCATGCGGTTTATTTAAATTATCAGAACCAGATTAAGAATTTCGGGTACCAGATTGGGTTAAGGGCTGAGGATGCATTGCTGAATACCACTTCTGGTGGGTATGATCAGTCGGGTGTGTTTGGTACTGCGCCTGCGCGTATTGCTTATAAGCGGTTATATCCGAGTGTTTATTTAACGCAGAAGTTTACTGGTGAGCAGCAGGTTCAGCTGAGTTATTCGAGAAGGGTAAACAGACCGAGGCCGTGGGATACGAATCCGTTCATCGATTATTCTGATCCGCTGAACTGGCGTAAGGGTAATCCAAATTTATTACCGGAGGATGTGCATTCTTTTGAGTTGGGTTATAGTAAGTTCTGGTCTAAGGTGACTTTGATTTCAAGTGTTTATTTGAGACAGACGAATGATTTGATTCAAAGGGTAAGGTCTGTGCCTGATGCGGATGGGGTCATTATCACAACGCCTGAGAATTTAACGAAGGATCTTTCGAGTGGTTTGGAGTTTATTGCAAAGGTGGATGCGTTGAAGGTGTGGAATTTCACAGGGAATTTAAATGTTTATCATAGCAAGATTGACGGGGTGCCGGCTTTTGGTATTCAGGGAAATTCGGGATTTAGCTGGAATGCGAATCTGACGAATAATTTTGTGTTGCCGCATAGTATTACGTTGCAGGTAAGGGCGGATTATAATTCTTCGCAGGTGATGGCACAGGGCACGAGAAAGGCAATGTATGGTATTGATGGGGGTGCGAAGTATGATTTTAAAGGGAAAAAGGCTTCTCTTAGTTTGAATGTGAGGGATATTTTTAATACGAGAAAGTTCGGGATGTTAACGCAGGATGCGAATTCTATTATCGATTTTCAAAGGTATCAGCAGGGGCCTATGGGGAATTTGACGTTTTCTTATCGGTTCGGAAAAACTAGTTTTATGAAGAAGGGTAAGAAGGTGGAGCAGCAAGAGAGTAAGGCTGACGAAGGTTCCTTCTAA
- a CDS encoding lysophospholipid acyltransferase family protein, translating to MNKFLGYILTPVFYFFFFLTLIIFQPIQWVCFRLFGYKAHKVSVDYLNFFLTYCQVFLGNSITFVNQQELPADRPVIFVANHQSMYDIPGIIWFLKKHHVKFISKIELTKGIPSISFNLKYGGGANINRKDSKQAVSEIIKLGRRMKDNNWSAMIFAEGTRAKDGLMKPFHVGGIATLLKAAPDALIVPIAIENSWKIVQYGAFPLSCGEKIRWTVLPPVPIAGLNPEELTLAAEQAIRKFLKQ from the coding sequence ATGAACAAATTTCTGGGATATATCCTGACTCCCGTATTTTACTTTTTCTTTTTCCTGACCCTGATTATTTTTCAACCTATTCAATGGGTGTGCTTTCGCCTTTTTGGTTATAAGGCACATAAGGTATCGGTTGATTACCTGAATTTCTTTTTGACGTATTGCCAGGTCTTTTTAGGCAATTCAATAACTTTTGTGAATCAACAGGAGCTGCCAGCTGACAGACCCGTTATTTTTGTAGCGAATCACCAGAGTATGTATGATATCCCCGGGATTATCTGGTTTTTGAAGAAGCACCATGTGAAGTTTATTTCCAAGATTGAACTGACTAAGGGTATTCCTTCGATCTCGTTTAATCTGAAGTACGGGGGCGGCGCAAATATCAATCGTAAGGATAGTAAGCAGGCAGTTTCTGAGATCATTAAGCTGGGCAGAAGGATGAAAGACAATAATTGGTCAGCGATGATTTTTGCGGAGGGTACAAGGGCTAAGGATGGTTTGATGAAGCCTTTTCATGTTGGGGGAATTGCCACTTTATTGAAAGCTGCTCCTGATGCGCTGATTGTACCGATTGCAATTGAGAATTCCTGGAAGATTGTTCAGTATGGGGCATTCCCACTGAGCTGCGGAGAAAAGATCAGATGGACTGTCCTCCCTCCTGTTCCAATTGCAGGACTGAACCCTGAAGAATTGACATTGGCAGCCGAACAGGCGATCAGAAAGTTCCTGAAGCAGTAG
- a CDS encoding ATP-dependent Clp protease adaptor ClpS: MSTETKEETFTLEEILTSLKTSHRLILWNDDVNTFDHVIYCMTKYLDYTDSQAEKIAWEVHNKGKCAVLEGSFTEMEVYRKILQQEGLTVTVD, from the coding sequence ATGTCAACAGAAACAAAAGAAGAAACGTTTACACTGGAAGAGATTTTAACATCCCTTAAAACCTCGCATCGGCTGATTTTATGGAATGATGATGTAAATACTTTTGATCATGTAATCTATTGTATGACAAAATACCTTGATTATACGGATTCGCAGGCAGAGAAAATTGCCTGGGAAGTCCATAATAAGGGTAAATGTGCTGTATTGGAAGGTTCTTTCACTGAAATGGAAGTCTACCGTAAAATTCTTCAGCAGGAAGGATTAACGGTAACTGTAGACTAG
- the dcd gene encoding dCTP deaminase: MILSDKRILEEIDRGTIIIEPFNPDCLGTNSYDVHLGKYLATYTDRVLDAKAHNKIQHFEIPKDGFVLQPGTLYLGVTLEYTETHAHVPFLEGKSSTGRLGIDIHATAGKGDVGFCNTWTLEISCAQPVRIYAGMPIGQLIYFAVEGDIETLYNAKDDAKYSNKTTKPVESMMWKNSF, encoded by the coding sequence ATGATACTTTCCGATAAGCGTATTCTAGAAGAGATTGACAGAGGGACAATAATTATTGAGCCCTTTAATCCAGATTGTCTGGGCACAAATTCCTATGATGTTCATCTTGGAAAATACCTGGCTACTTATACTGACAGAGTGCTTGATGCCAAAGCACATAATAAAATTCAGCATTTTGAGATTCCAAAAGATGGGTTTGTTTTACAACCCGGAACTTTATACCTGGGGGTAACCCTTGAATATACGGAGACCCATGCACATGTTCCTTTCCTGGAAGGAAAATCAAGTACCGGCCGTTTAGGAATTGATATCCATGCGACTGCCGGAAAAGGTGATGTAGGTTTCTGCAATACCTGGACACTGGAAATTTCCTGTGCACAGCCGGTAAGGATTTATGCAGGGATGCCAATTGGCCAGCTGATCTATTTTGCTGTGGAAGGTGATATTGAAACGCTATATAATGCGAAGGATGATGCGAAATATAGTAATAAGACTACCAAGCCAGTAGAAAGTATGATGTGGAAGAACTCGTTTTAG
- a CDS encoding SDR family oxidoreductase, which yields MYNQPMLRDDALKGKTIVVTGGGTGLGKAMGTYFLKLGANLVITSRKADVLQKTADELEKETGGKVLAVTCDVRDYEQVENVLAETLKTFGRVDSLLNNAAGNFISPTERLSANAFSTVIDIVLKGSVNCTLAFGKHWIKEKQAASILNIVTTYAFTGSAFVVPSACAKGGVLAMTRSLAVEWGKYGIRTNAIAPGPFPTKGAWERLLPGDLAEKFDFKNRVPLKRVGEHQELANLAAFLVSDFSGYINGEVISIDGGEWLQGAGQFNGLEAIPGEMWDAFEQMTRSAKGS from the coding sequence ATGTACAATCAACCGATGTTAAGAGATGATGCTTTAAAAGGCAAAACAATTGTAGTTACAGGTGGCGGTACGGGACTTGGTAAAGCAATGGGGACCTATTTCCTTAAACTTGGAGCTAATTTAGTGATCACCAGCCGCAAAGCAGATGTATTACAAAAAACCGCAGATGAGCTGGAAAAAGAAACCGGAGGTAAAGTCCTGGCAGTTACTTGCGATGTACGCGATTATGAGCAGGTAGAAAATGTACTGGCAGAAACGCTTAAAACTTTTGGGCGTGTAGACAGCCTGCTGAATAATGCAGCAGGAAATTTCATCTCTCCTACGGAACGTTTATCGGCCAATGCCTTCTCTACGGTTATAGATATTGTTTTAAAGGGATCTGTCAATTGTACCCTTGCCTTTGGTAAACACTGGATCAAAGAGAAACAGGCAGCAAGTATTTTAAATATTGTGACCACTTATGCTTTTACAGGCTCAGCATTCGTTGTGCCTTCTGCTTGTGCAAAAGGTGGCGTACTGGCGATGACCCGCTCTCTTGCGGTAGAGTGGGGAAAATACGGGATCAGAACCAATGCAATTGCGCCTGGTCCTTTTCCAACTAAGGGGGCATGGGAACGTCTGCTTCCGGGAGACCTGGCAGAAAAGTTTGACTTCAAGAACCGTGTTCCATTGAAACGTGTTGGGGAACATCAGGAACTGGCAAACCTTGCTGCATTCCTGGTGAGCGATTTCTCAGGATATATTAACGGAGAAGTAATTAGCATAGATGGTGGTGAATGGTTGCAGGGAGCAGGACAATTTAACGGACTGGAAGCTATCCCTGGTGAAATGTGGGACGCGTTTGAGCAAATGACAAGGTCGGCTAAAGGCAGCTAG